Proteins found in one Paenibacillus dendritiformis genomic segment:
- the dut gene encoding dUTP diphosphatase: MLQQVHQVQIKKLPGNEDIPLPQKMSDLAAGFDLYAAVKEPLTLAPGHRALVPAGFAMAMPPYLEAQIRPRSGLAFKHGITCLNSPGTIDADYRGEVKVLLVNLGQQHFTIERKERIAQMVLQFVPQIELAEVDELSDTARGEGGFGHTGTK; this comes from the coding sequence TTGTTACAGCAAGTCCATCAAGTTCAAATTAAAAAATTGCCCGGCAATGAAGACATTCCGTTGCCGCAGAAGATGTCCGATCTGGCGGCAGGCTTCGATCTGTATGCGGCGGTAAAAGAGCCGCTGACGCTGGCCCCCGGCCACCGGGCCCTGGTTCCGGCCGGGTTCGCGATGGCGATGCCGCCCTATTTAGAAGCGCAGATTCGCCCCCGCAGCGGACTGGCCTTCAAGCATGGCATCACTTGCCTCAATTCGCCGGGAACGATTGACGCGGATTACCGTGGCGAGGTGAAGGTGCTGCTTGTCAATCTCGGACAGCAGCATTTCACGATTGAGCGCAAGGAGCGGATTGCGCAGATGGTGCTCCAGTTCGTGCCGCAGATCGAACTGGCCGAAGTGGATGAGCTGTCCGACACCGCTCGCGGCGAAGGCGGCTTCGGCCACACCGGAACGAAATAG
- a CDS encoding dipicolinate synthase subunit B yields MNYKGITVGYALTGSHCTFEEVMPQIQRFVDAGAQVIPIASNTVMTTDTRFGTSQGWQKQLKEITGNDIISTIVEAEPLGPSKLLDVMVIAPCTGNTTSKLANAMTDSPVLMAAKAQMRNQRPLVLAISTNDGLGLNAANIAKLLVAKNIYFVPFGQDNPVQKPNSLVARMDLVPETCLAALEGRQLQPLLVERYQ; encoded by the coding sequence ATGAATTACAAGGGAATCACGGTAGGTTATGCGCTGACGGGATCTCACTGTACGTTCGAGGAAGTGATGCCCCAGATTCAGCGGTTCGTCGATGCGGGAGCGCAGGTCATTCCTATCGCTTCGAATACGGTGATGACGACGGACACACGGTTCGGAACATCGCAAGGTTGGCAAAAGCAGTTGAAAGAAATAACGGGGAATGATATTATTTCTACAATTGTGGAGGCGGAGCCGCTTGGCCCATCCAAGCTGCTGGACGTCATGGTTATCGCTCCTTGCACGGGCAATACGACGAGCAAGCTGGCGAACGCGATGACAGACAGCCCGGTCCTGATGGCCGCCAAGGCGCAGATGCGCAATCAGCGTCCGCTCGTGCTGGCCATCTCCACGAATGACGGCCTTGGCTTGAATGCGGCCAATATCGCCAAGCTGTTAGTGGCGAAGAACATATACTTCGTTCCATTCGGGCAGGACAATCCGGTTCAGAAGCCGAATTCGCTGGTCGCCCGCATGGATCTCGTGCCCGAGACCTGTCTTGCGGCGCTGGAGGGGAGACAGCTTCAGCCGCTGCTGGTGGAACGTTACCAATGA
- the dpsA gene encoding dipicolinate synthase subunit DpsA: MLTGVQVVFIGGDARQLEIIQKLSELDATVILVGYEQLQNPFHGVQRQPLTPELLRKADAVVLPAVGTDDKGKVHAIFTSEELMLAEEHVAALPEHAVLFTGMAKPYLSKLCTKYRLKLFELFDRDDVAIYNSIPTAEGALMMAIQHTDITLHGSESVVLGMGRTGFTMARTLLGVGARVRIGVRRNEHFARATEMGFNPFYISDLAREVSNIDLLFNTIPTMIVTAQVIAQIPHRAVIIDLASMPGGVDFRFAEKRGIKAMLAPGLPGIVAPKTAGRILAQSISQLLQESMVERGVIGQ; encoded by the coding sequence ATGTTAACCGGAGTTCAAGTGGTGTTCATCGGCGGCGACGCCCGGCAGCTTGAAATCATTCAGAAGTTATCCGAGCTGGACGCCACCGTTATTCTAGTGGGCTATGAACAGCTGCAAAATCCGTTCCACGGCGTTCAGCGCCAACCGTTGACGCCGGAGCTGCTGAGAAAGGCCGATGCGGTCGTCCTGCCGGCGGTAGGGACGGATGACAAAGGGAAGGTTCATGCCATATTCACGTCGGAAGAGCTGATGCTGGCGGAAGAGCATGTGGCAGCCTTGCCGGAGCATGCCGTACTGTTTACCGGAATGGCGAAGCCGTACTTAAGCAAGCTGTGCACGAAATACCGGCTGAAGCTGTTCGAGCTGTTCGACAGGGATGACGTGGCGATATATAACTCGATCCCGACGGCCGAGGGCGCCCTGATGATGGCGATTCAGCATACGGATATTACGCTTCACGGCTCCGAGTCGGTCGTGCTCGGCATGGGACGAACCGGATTTACGATGGCGCGGACGCTGCTCGGCGTCGGGGCGCGGGTGCGGATTGGGGTAAGGCGGAACGAGCACTTCGCCAGGGCGACGGAGATGGGCTTCAACCCTTTCTATATAAGCGATTTGGCGCGGGAAGTGTCGAACATCGACTTGCTTTTTAATACGATACCGACTATGATAGTCACAGCGCAGGTCATTGCCCAAATACCCCATCGCGCGGTCATTATCGACCTGGCTTCGATGCCTGGAGGCGTCGACTTCCGGTTCGCCGAGAAGCGCGGAATCAAGGCGATGCTGGCCCCGGGATTGCCGGGGATCGTCGCGCCGAAGACGGCGGGACGCATCTTGGCTCAGAGCATCTCACAGCTGCTGCAGGAGTCCATGGTGGAACGGGGGGTAATAGGGCAATGA
- the dapG gene encoding aspartate kinase produces the protein MRILVQKFGGTSLSTAEAREKVVQHIRRELDQGYRLAVVVSAMGRRGEPYATDTLLDWIQENGSDLPAREKDLLLCCGEIISATTLCGLLRRHDISATVLTGAQAGFRTDHQFGNARILDVCPERVVEGWNHADVVIVTGFQGQTDEGDMTTLGRGGSDTSATALGAALHAEIVDIYTDVNGILTADPRLVEDAKPLSVVSYTEMCNLAHHGAKVIHPRAVEIAMQAQVPVRVRSTFSEDEGTLVTHPEGFQAMETGFVDRYVTGIAYVSNVTQISVEAEAGVYDLQLKVFKAMAQNHISVDFINVTPSGAVYTVFDTDAPRAREVLEEMGFAPQFLSGCAKVSVIGGGINGVPGIMATIVEALTEQEIQILQSADSNTTIWVLVRKEDMVRALRALHSKFHLER, from the coding sequence ATGCGTATATTAGTACAGAAATTCGGCGGCACTTCTTTGTCTACCGCTGAAGCAAGAGAAAAAGTAGTTCAACATATACGGCGGGAGCTGGATCAAGGCTACCGCCTTGCCGTCGTCGTCTCCGCGATGGGCAGACGGGGAGAACCCTATGCAACCGATACCCTGCTTGATTGGATTCAAGAGAACGGAAGCGATCTTCCTGCGCGAGAGAAGGATTTATTGCTGTGTTGCGGTGAAATCATATCGGCAACGACCTTATGCGGCCTGCTCCGCCGCCACGACATCTCGGCGACCGTGCTGACGGGAGCTCAGGCCGGATTCCGGACGGATCACCAGTTCGGCAATGCCCGCATACTGGACGTATGTCCCGAGCGGGTCGTCGAAGGCTGGAACCATGCGGATGTCGTTATCGTCACCGGCTTCCAGGGACAGACCGATGAGGGCGATATGACGACCCTCGGCCGGGGAGGAAGCGACACATCCGCCACGGCGCTGGGTGCGGCGCTGCATGCGGAAATTGTCGATATTTATACCGATGTGAACGGCATATTGACCGCCGATCCGCGCTTGGTGGAAGATGCGAAGCCGTTATCGGTCGTAAGCTATACAGAGATGTGCAATCTGGCCCATCACGGGGCGAAAGTCATCCATCCGCGCGCGGTCGAGATTGCGATGCAGGCTCAGGTGCCTGTCCGCGTCCGCTCCACCTTCAGCGAAGACGAGGGGACGCTTGTCACTCATCCGGAAGGCTTCCAAGCGATGGAGACGGGCTTCGTCGATCGCTACGTGACAGGGATTGCTTACGTGAGCAATGTGACGCAAATCTCGGTGGAAGCCGAGGCGGGCGTCTATGATTTGCAGCTCAAAGTCTTCAAGGCGATGGCGCAAAATCATATTAGCGTAGACTTTATTAATGTTACCCCGTCTGGCGCCGTTTATACGGTGTTCGATACCGATGCCCCTAGAGCGCGCGAGGTGCTGGAGGAGATGGGCTTCGCCCCCCAATTCCTGTCCGGCTGCGCCAAAGTGTCGGTTATCGGCGGCGGCATCAACGGTGTGCCGGGAATTATGGCCACGATAGTAGAAGCATTGACGGAGCAGGAGATACAGATCCTGCAATCCGCCGATTCGAATACGACGATATGGGTTCTGGTACGGAAGGAAGATATGGTCCGGGCGCTGCGGGCGCTTCATTCGAAGTTCCATTTGGAGCGGTAA
- a CDS encoding aspartate-semialdehyde dehydrogenase: MTNQKRYNVAVVGATGAVGEQIIKLLEQRQFPIETLTLLSSARSAGTKIVFNGQEITVQEAKPESFEGIDIALFSAGGDVSKALAPEAIKRGAVCIDNTNAFRMDPNTPLVVPEVNIDKVAENQGLIANPNCSTIQMVVALKPLYDRYGISKVIVSTYQAVSGAGSRAIDELERQTKEALEGRDVNPDILPVGSLPVKHQIAFNAIPQIDKFQDNGFTLEEMKMIRETKKIMGDEDIQVTTTCVRIPVVYGHSESVYVELKEDFQLDEVKELLANAPGITLVDDPEAQQYPLATECAGKPDVFVGRLRRDLNEPRALNMWIVSDNLMKGAAWNAVQIAEHIASERP; the protein is encoded by the coding sequence ATGACGAATCAGAAGCGGTACAATGTTGCAGTAGTCGGCGCAACTGGCGCCGTAGGGGAACAGATTATCAAATTGCTGGAACAACGTCAATTTCCCATTGAGACGCTGACATTGCTGTCATCCGCTCGTTCCGCCGGAACGAAGATTGTATTTAACGGTCAGGAGATTACGGTGCAGGAAGCGAAGCCGGAGAGCTTCGAGGGAATCGATATTGCCTTGTTCAGCGCAGGCGGCGACGTGTCGAAGGCGCTTGCTCCGGAAGCGATTAAGCGGGGAGCGGTATGTATTGACAATACGAACGCCTTCCGCATGGATCCGAATACGCCGCTCGTCGTTCCTGAAGTGAATATAGACAAAGTGGCAGAGAATCAGGGCCTCATTGCCAATCCGAATTGCTCCACGATCCAGATGGTTGTCGCGTTGAAGCCGCTCTATGACCGGTACGGCATCTCCAAAGTAATCGTCTCGACTTATCAGGCGGTATCCGGAGCGGGAAGCCGCGCGATTGACGAGCTGGAGCGCCAGACGAAGGAAGCGCTGGAGGGCCGGGACGTGAATCCGGATATTCTTCCGGTGGGCTCCTTGCCGGTTAAGCACCAGATTGCCTTTAATGCGATCCCGCAAATCGATAAATTCCAAGACAACGGCTTTACGCTCGAAGAAATGAAAATGATTCGGGAAACGAAGAAAATTATGGGGGATGAAGATATACAGGTTACGACAACATGCGTGCGCATCCCTGTCGTATACGGCCATTCCGAGTCCGTATATGTCGAATTGAAGGAAGACTTCCAGCTTGATGAAGTCAAAGAGCTGTTGGCGAACGCACCGGGCATCACTTTGGTGGACGATCCGGAAGCACAACAGTACCCGCTGGCGACCGAATGCGCCGGGAAGCCGGACGTATTTGTCGGGCGGCTGCGCAGGGACTTGAACGAACCGCGCGCTCTTAACATGTGGATTGTATCCGATAACTTAATGAAAGGCGCTGCATGGAACGCGGTTCAAATTGCTGAACATATTGCGTCGGAGCGGCCATAA
- the dapA gene encoding 4-hydroxy-tetrahydrodipicolinate synthase, with protein MEFGRLMTAMVTPFDANERIHWPEVERLIHDLIEVQRNDSLVICGTSGESPTLTDDEKVELFKFAVEKAAGRARIIAGTGSNNTAHSIHLTKLAEEAGVDGVLLVAPYYNRPNQEGLYRHFKAIAESTKLPVILYNVPGRTAVSLSVETTLRLAEIPNIVATKECASLEQMTLIVDGAPEGFYVYSGDDPLTLPLLAVGGHGIISVASHLVGAEMKTMIEAYLNGDNAEAARLHRRLYPVFKGLFHCPNPVPVKYALQLRGYHVGGVRLPLVEPSESEAAFIRELVESLN; from the coding sequence GTGGAGTTCGGAAGATTGATGACCGCCATGGTGACCCCGTTCGACGCCAACGAACGGATTCATTGGCCTGAAGTGGAACGTCTGATTCATGATTTGATCGAGGTGCAGCGGAACGATAGTCTGGTCATATGCGGAACGTCGGGCGAATCCCCGACCTTGACCGATGATGAGAAGGTGGAGCTGTTCAAGTTCGCTGTGGAAAAGGCTGCCGGACGCGCTCGGATCATTGCCGGAACAGGCAGCAACAACACGGCCCACTCGATTCATCTGACGAAGCTGGCCGAGGAAGCCGGCGTCGACGGCGTTCTATTGGTCGCTCCTTACTATAACAGACCGAATCAGGAAGGGCTGTACCGTCATTTCAAAGCGATTGCCGAATCGACGAAGCTGCCGGTCATCCTGTATAACGTTCCGGGACGGACCGCCGTAAGCCTGTCGGTCGAGACAACGCTTCGGCTGGCGGAGATACCGAATATCGTCGCGACGAAGGAATGCGCTTCGCTTGAGCAGATGACACTGATCGTCGATGGCGCGCCGGAAGGATTCTACGTCTACAGCGGCGACGACCCTCTGACGCTGCCGCTCCTGGCCGTGGGCGGCCACGGCATCATTAGCGTAGCGAGCCATCTTGTCGGCGCGGAGATGAAGACGATGATCGAAGCGTATCTGAACGGGGATAATGCGGAAGCGGCCCGGCTGCATCGCCGCCTGTATCCGGTCTTCAAGGGCCTGTTCCATTGTCCGAACCCGGTTCCCGTGAAGTACGCGCTTCAGCTCCGGGGCTATCATGTCGGCGGTGTCCGTCTGCCGCTGGTAGAGCCGTCCGAGAGCGAGGCCGCATTTATTCGCGAGCTGGTTGAATCGCTCAATTGA